GTTGTCCAGGTCCAGCAGCAGCCAGGCGTGCACGAGCAGCATCGTCGCCATCGCGGCGAGACCGGTGGTGACGCTGTTCCACGAGACCGGCGCCTGGGTGGTCGCGGTGCGGAAGGCGGTGCGGAAGGGCTGGGCGCGCAGACGCGCCAAGGACGCACGACGCGCCTCGAGGGCCGACTCACGACGGTTGGTCACGGGCCGATCATCCCTCTCGGCTCGGCGGAGCCCTGACACGCGCCGCCAGTTCTTCGCCTCCTTTGCACGGAACTGGCCAGCATCTGACATCGAATGCCGTTTCCGTCGGCAGTTTCTGCCGTGGTCCTCGCCACAGGTGGACGGTTGGATCCTTCTCATGAGCAATCGGCGGATCAGGATCGGCATCGACACCGGTGGCACGTTCACCGACGTGGTGGCCTTCGACGAGGACTCGGGCGAGCTGGTCACGACCAAGACCCCGAGCACCCCGGGCAACCCGGCGGACGGCTTCATCGCCGGCATCGAGAAGATCCTCGGGATCGTGGGCGCCGAGGGTGCCGACATCGCCGCGGTGTCGCACGGCACGACCGTGGCGACCAACAAGCTCCTCGAGGGCAAGGTCGAGGCGCTCGGCTTCATCACCACCGAGGGCTACGAGTTCATGCTGGAGATCGCGCGCCAGTCGGTGCCCGACGGCTACGGCAACTCCTACTTCTGGGTCAAGCCCGACCGCATCGTGCCGGCCGACCGGGTCCGCACCGTCGGCGGCCGCCTCGACTTCACCGGCGCCGAGGTGCGGCCCTTCGACGAGGAGTCTGCGGTCGCAGCGGCACGGTGGTTCCGCGACCGGGGCATCACCACCCTCGGCGTGTGCCTGCTCCACGCGTACGCCAACGACGAGCACGAGCTGCGCATGCGCGAGATCCTGCGCCGTGAGCACCCCGAGGCGGTCGTGTCGATCTCCAGCGAGGTGCTGCGCGAGTACCGCGAGTACGAGCGCGCGATGACCACGCTGGTGGACGCGGCAGTGAAGCCCAACGTCAGCCGCTACGTCACCAACATCTCCGAGCGTCTGGTGGACTTCACCGGCAACGAGATCCCGTTCTACGTCATGAAGTCCAACGGCGGCGTGCTGTCGGCCGACGAGGTCGTCCACCAGCCCATCACGACCGTGCTGTCCGGCCCGGCCGCCGGCGCGCTCGGCGCCGCGCTGATCGCCGAGGTCGCGGGCTTCCCGCGCATCCTCACCTGCGACGGCGGCGGCACCTCCACCGACGTCTCGGTCGTCCTCGACGGCGAGCCGACCCTCACCACCGAGGGCACCGTCGGTGCCTACCCGAGCAAGATCCCGATGATCGACGTCGTCACCGTCGGCGCGGGCGGCGGCTCCATCGCCTGGCTCTCGCCCGAGGGCACGCTGAAGGTCGGCCCCCACTCGGCCGGCGCCGACCCCGGCCCGCTCTGCTACGCCAAGGGCGGCACCAACCCGACCATCACCGACGCCCATGTCACCCTCGGTCGGATCCCTCCGCACCTGCTCGGCGGCGAGATCCCGCTGGACGTGGAAGCCGCGCGCGCCGGCATCGCCGACCTCGCCGACCGACTCGGCCTCGACTTCGAGCGCTGCGCCACCGGCATCCTCGAGATCTCCGCGTGGAACCAGGCCAACGCCCTGCGCCAGGTGAGCGTCAAGCGCGGCCTCGACGTGCGCGACTTCATGCTCACGACCTTCGGTGGCTCCGGCTCGTTGCTGGCCTGCCGCCTCGTCGACATCCTGGACCTCGCGGGCGTCGTCGTGCCGCCCAACCCGGGCAACGTGAGCGCCTTCGGCCTGCTCACCGTCGACGTGAAGAACGACTACGTCCAGACCCACGTCGCCAAGGAGTCCGCGCTCGACCACGCGGCCGTCCAGACGGTCCTCGACACCCTCACCGACCGGGCCCGCGAGGCGCTCGCCAAGGAGGGCTTCACCGAGGACCAGCACCAGTTCCACCGCACGATCGACGTGCGCTACGTCGGCCAGGCCTACGAGGTGCGCGTGGCCGCACCCGAGGGCGGCCCGGGACGGCAGATCGACGACGCGTACGTCGCCCACGTCGCCGACACCTTCCACGCCGAGCACCGCCAGCTCTACGGCTACGACTTCCGCGGCGACCCCACCCAGCAGGTCGAGTGGGTCAACCTGCGCGTCACCGGCATCGGGCCGATCACGCGGCCGGAGATCCCGACCCTCGACAAGGCAGACGGCACGGTGGAGGACCGCGCGGTGCGCGGCCGACGTCCGGTGTGCTTCGACCCCGAGCAGGGCTACGTCGACACCCCGGTCATCTGGCGCACCGACCTCGGCGCCGGCGACACCTTCACCGGCCCGGCCATCGTGGAGGAGTTCGGCTCCACCATCCCCGTCCACCCCGGCTTCGAGGTCGTGGTCGACGACTGGGCCAACCTCGTGATCCGGAAGGAGTCGGGCCGATGAGCACCAGCACGAGCACCGACGTCAGCACCCGCCCCGTGGACCCGGCGTACGTCACCGCGAAGCCGGTCAACCCGGCCGGCCTGCCCACGGCGTACGCGCACGGCGGGCGCCTCACGCCCGAGGGCTCGAGCGTCGACCCGATCCTCGTCGAGATCGTCCAGGGCACCCTCGCCAGCGTCGAGATGGAGGTCGAGACCGCGATCGGTCGCACCAGCCGCTCGCCGATGATCCGCGACGCCCACGACTTCCGCGCGGGCATCCACGACCGCCAGCTCCGCAAGCTCACCGGCCGGTCCTACAGCGCGCTCGTGCACCCGATCGTGCGCGACTTCCCGCTGGAGGAGATGCGCGAGGGCGACGTCTTCTTCCACAACGACGTCTACGAGTCCGAGGGCGGCATCGGCCACCTGCCCGACCTGTGCGTCACCGTGCCCGTCTTCCACGAGGGCGAGGTCGTGGCGTTCGTGCAGGCCTTCGGCCACCACGACGACATCGGGGGTGCGTGCCCCGGCTCGATGCCGAGCGGCGCGACCAGCGTCTACGAGGAGGGCCTCGCGGTCCCCCCGATCAAGCTGTGGGACGCGGGCGTGCCCAACAGGGCCGCGCTGCGGATCATGACGCGCAACTCGCGGATGCCCGACAGCCTGGCCGCCGACCTCGACGCCGAGTGCTCGGCCTGCCTGATGGGCGCACGCCGGCTCAGCGAGCTGTTCGAGCGCTACGGCCGCGAGGCGATCGAGACCTCCTTCGACGCGATCCTCGACGCGACCACCGAGACCTACCGCCGCGAGATCCTGTCCAAGATCCCCGACGGCACCTATGTGTGGGAGGACTACGCCGAGCACGACGGCGTCGACGAGCCGCAGCTGCACACGCAGCGGATCACCCTCACCAAGGTCAGCGACGCCCCGGCCGACCCCGAGAACGGGCGCCCCGCCGGGCCGCGGCTGATCATCGACTTCACCGGCACCAGCGCGCAGGCCAAGGGCCCGATCAACCACTGCGGCGACTACGTCGGCGGCAACTTCCTCAAGAAGTGGCTCGCCCCGATCCTGCGCAACCTCGCCGACACCCCCGAGCGGATGGCCGAGCTCGACGTCAACGAGGGCATCGTGCCGCTCATCGAGATGCGCTTCCCCGAGAAGGGCACCCTGCTCACCCCGATCCATCCCGGCCCGACCAACGCCCGCACCTTCGTGATCCTGCGCCTGCTGGGCGTGCTCGCGGGCGTCGTGGCCAAGGCGGTGGACGGCAGGATGCCGGCCGACCAGGAGACGATCCGCTACACCGGCGTCTACGGCAAGGACCTCGAGGGCAACGACTACCTCATGCGCGAGGTCCTCGGCGGCGGCTCCGGCGGTCGCTACTACGCCGACGGCGAGGACACCATCCACGTGGTGCCCGACTCCCGCAACCTGCCGACCGAGTTCACCGAGTCGCGCTTCCCCTTCATCGTCGAGCGCCTCGGCCTCGCGGTCGACTCCGGCGGAGCGGGGGAGTTCCGCGGCGGCCTGGGCTACGAGAAGCAGATCAGGATGCTCAAGGACGCGCACTTCATGTCCATCGCCGACCGCTCGATCCTGGCCTGCTGGGGCGTGCGCGGCGGCAAGGCCGGTGCTCCCTTCCAGGTCGTCATCGACCCGGGCGGCCCGGACGAGCGCGAGGTCGACGCCCTCGCCGACGCCGAGGTCATCCGCGCCGGCCAGGTCGTGCGGATCCGTACGACCGGTGGCGGCGGCTGGGGCGACCCGCTCGCCCGCGACCCCGAGCTCGTCGTGCGCGACGTCGTCTGGGGCAAGGTCTCGGCAGACGCCGCGCTTCGCGACTACGGCGTCGTGCTCACCGGTTCGCGTGACGGCGGCGACGTCGGTTTCGACGCCTCGGCGACGGAGGCCGAGCGCGCCGGCCGGGCGTCGTGGAGCCGCGAGGACGACGCGTTCTTCGACCGCGGTCCGGGCTATGCCGAGCTGGCCGACGGCGCGGCGTTCGCCGAGGTCGACAGGATCTGATCTGGATGTCGGCGTCGGTGCAGCGCGTCGCGGTGCTCGGCGGCCACGGCAAGACCGGCCGGGCCGTGTGCGACGCGCTCGCCGGCCGGGGCGTCGACGTCGTCGCGCTGGGACGCTCGGACTGGCCGGACCTCGCCGCGGCCGTGGCCGGGTGCGGGGCGGCGTACGTCATCGCGCCCAACCTGCACCCCGACGAGCTGGCGTACGTCCGCACGGCTCTCGCCGCGCTGGCCCGCGCCGGGGTCGGTCGCCTCGTCTACCACTCCGTCGCCTCGCCCTACGCGCCGGCGATGCCCCACCACCTCGGCAAGGCCGCGTCCGAGGACGTCGTGCGCCGCAGCGGGCTGGACTGGACGATCCTCCAGCCGGGCGCCTACCTGCAGAACCTCGACCTCACCGGCCAGCTCGAGCTGCCCTACTCGCCCGACGTCCCGTTCGGCTTCCTCGACCTCGCCGACCTCGGGCGGGCAGCGGCAACCGTGCTGACGGAGGAGGGGCACGTCGGGGCGACGTACGAGCTCGCCACCCGCGTCGCGACGGTCCGTGAGCTGGCCGACGAGGCGGGCGTCGCGGTGACGAGGGTGCCCGACCCCGGGACGGACCCGTGGCTGTCGGCGATGTTCGCCTACTACGACGCCCACGGGTTGCCGGCGGGGACGCGGGTGCTCGAGGCGCTGCTCGGCAGGGGCTGACCCGGCCTAGGGTGGCCCGGTGACCTCGCGAGCCCTGACCTTCGGATCGGTCGCGGCCGACTACGAGCGCTACCGCCCCGGCTATCCCGACGACGTGGTCGAGAGGGTGCTCGCGTACGCCGGGCGGCCCGTCACGACCGCCCTGGAGATCGGCGCGGGCACGGGGAAGGCGACGCGAGTGTTCGCCGGTCACGGCGTGCGAGTCACCGCGACGGACCCGGACGCCGCGATGCTCGCCGAGCTCGTGCAGCACGTGCCCGACTCGGTCCGCACGGTGCGGGCAGCGTTCGAGGACCTGCCGCTGACCACCACCTACGACCTGGTCTACGCGGCGGCCGCGCTGCACTGGACCCGGCCCGAAGGCCGGTGGGAGCGCGTGGCCGCCCTGCTGGAGCCGGGCGGCGTCGTCGCGTCGTTCGGGGCTCCCCGCGACCTCGCGGATCCGGCTGTCGAGGAGGCCCTGCGCCTCGCGCAGGCGCCCTGGGTCGAGGACGTCGAGGTGCCGGCACCGGACGGCGCCGCGGACGAAGGCGACCTGCAGTGGCCCAGCACCGAGATGGCGGCCTCGACCCTCTTCACCGACGTCACCGAGGTCGTGATCGAGGTCCGGACGACGGTGCCCGCGCGCGACTACGTCGGGCTGATGTCGACCGTCTCCGCCTTCCTCGTGCTGCCGCCGGCCGAGCGTCAGCAGGCGCTGGACCACGTCCTGGCCGCGCTGCCGCAGCAGGTCGAGGTGGTCGGTGACGTCCGGCTGCACCTGGCGCGCAGGGCCTGAGCGAGGCGCGATCGAGCGGGTCGGGCCGTCGACTCAGGGCTCGATCAGCCCGGCCCGGATGGCGTAGCGGGTCAGCTCCACCCGGTCGCGCATCCCGAGCTTGCCGAGGATGTTGGCCCGGTGGCCCTCGACGGTCTTGGGGGCGATGTGGAGCTCGCGGGCGATCTCCCGCGACGACCGGCCCTCCGCGATCAGCTTGATCACCTGGTCCTCGCGCGCGGTCAGCACCGAGGTCGGCACCCGCTCGCCACGCCGCAGCCGGTCGAGGTAGTCGCGCACCAGCGTGCTCTCGGCGCCGGGGTAGAGGAACGTCTCGCCGCGCATCGCCGCCCGGCACGCACCGACGAGGTCCTCGTCGGCGACCGACTTGAGGACGTAGCCACTGGCGCCGGCCTTCAGTGCACCGAAGAAGTACTGCTCGTTGTCGTGCATCGAGAGCATCAGGATCTTCGGCGGGTCCCGTCGCTGCGCGATCTCGGCGGCCGCCTGCAGACCGGTCATGCGCGGCATCGCGATGTCGAGCACGACGAGGTCGACCTCGGTGTCGCGGACCCGCTCCACGGCCTCGACGCCGTCGCCGGCCTCGGCCACGACCGACAGGTCCGGCTCCTGCTCGAGGATGAGGCGTACGCCGCGGCGCACGAGCGTGTGGTCGTCGGCGAGCAGGATGCGGATCATGCGCCCGCCTCCGAGGGCACGGCGAGCCGCACGGTCGTGCCGTGCCGCGGCTTGCTGACCACCGACAGCTCGGCGTGCACCAGCGCGGCGCGCTCGCGCATGCCCATCAGCCCCGAGCCCTCCACGAGGCCGTCGAAGCCGCGGCCGTCGTCGGTGACCTCGAGCACGACCCAGTCCGCCATCCGGCGCAGCGAGAGCTCGACCGCCCGTGCGTCGGCGTGGCGCGCGGCGTTGGTGAGAGCCTCCTGCGCGACCCGGTAGACGACGACCTCGACCTCGGGGCTGAGCGCCGGGAGCCCGGGTGCGAACGAGCGGCGCACGGCGGCCTTGCTGTGGTCGGAGAACTCGGTGGCGAGCGCGGCCAGCGCGCTGGTCAGGCCGAGGTCCTCCAGCACGCCGGGGCGCAGTCTGCGGGCGACGCTGCGTACGTCGTCGAGACCGGCACGGGCACTCTCGCGCACGGCCGCGAGGTCGGCGACGAGGTCGGTGGGGGCGCGTGCCTCGAGCTGCTTGAGGCCCAGCAGCACGACCGTGAGGCTCTGGCCCACCTCGTCGTGGAGCTCCTGAGCGATGCGGTGCCGCTCGGCCTCCTGCGCGGACAGCGCCCGGGCGTCCCCGGACCGACGCTCCTCGGCGAGCCGCCGCAGCAGTCCGTTGACGCTCTCGGCGATCCCGCGCACCGGCCCCGAGCCCTCCTCGGGCAGGTCGGTGGGCTCCAGCTGCCCGATGCCCTCCAGCCGTCCGATGAGGCGCGTGAGCGGTGCCAGCGCCTGACGGATCAGCAGGCCGTTGGCGAGCAGCATCACGGCCAGGCCGAGCCCGACCACGACGATCTCGGAGCGCACCGGGTCGGCCGACACGCTCGCGGGGGACAGCACGAGGACGAGGGTGGCGGCCACGAAGACGGCTGCGTTGATCGAGAAGATCGTCCAGAACAGCGGGAGATGGCCCGGCAGGCGCAGGGGATGGCGCATGCGCCCAGCGTCCCAGATGGGGCGCGGACCCCATGTGGTCCGGCGTCCGGGCCGCGGAGACTCGAAGCATGCCGCCGCCCGACGAGAGCTCCGCCATCGACCCCACCGGGACCGTGTGGGTCGTGTGGATCGTGATCGTCGGCCCGCTCCTGCTGTTCGTCGCCCTCTCGTGCGTACGACGCGTCGCGCCGGGAGAGCTGGTCGCGGTGGTGCGGCAGGGGCAGGTGGTCCGTTCGCGCCGTCGCGGCCTCCTCGCCCGCTGGCCGGGTGTGGAGCGGTTCGAACCGGTTCCCACCGCACCGCGTGTCCTGCCCCTGGTCGTCCGGTCCGGCACCCACGACGGGCTGGACGTGGTCGTGCTGGCCGACCTCGTCCTCGAGGTCCGTGCGGTCGCCGACGGGGCACGCCACCTGTCGGACGCGGACGTGGTGTGCGTCGCCGAGCAGGAGATGGGCAGGACCGTGCGCGCGCTGGACGTGACCACTGTCGTCGAGCAACCGGAGCAGCTGGCATCTGGGGTGCTGGAGCAGCTCGGCGGCCTGTTGCCCTCCGGGATGCACGCGCTCGAGCTCGAGGTGACCCGGATCGAGGCGCTGCTCACGCCACGGCGGGCGCGGTGAGTGCCGCCGAGCTCGACCTGG
This sequence is a window from Nocardioides sp. S5. Protein-coding genes within it:
- a CDS encoding hydantoinase/oxoprolinase family protein, producing MSNRRIRIGIDTGGTFTDVVAFDEDSGELVTTKTPSTPGNPADGFIAGIEKILGIVGAEGADIAAVSHGTTVATNKLLEGKVEALGFITTEGYEFMLEIARQSVPDGYGNSYFWVKPDRIVPADRVRTVGGRLDFTGAEVRPFDEESAVAAARWFRDRGITTLGVCLLHAYANDEHELRMREILRREHPEAVVSISSEVLREYREYERAMTTLVDAAVKPNVSRYVTNISERLVDFTGNEIPFYVMKSNGGVLSADEVVHQPITTVLSGPAAGALGAALIAEVAGFPRILTCDGGGTSTDVSVVLDGEPTLTTEGTVGAYPSKIPMIDVVTVGAGGGSIAWLSPEGTLKVGPHSAGADPGPLCYAKGGTNPTITDAHVTLGRIPPHLLGGEIPLDVEAARAGIADLADRLGLDFERCATGILEISAWNQANALRQVSVKRGLDVRDFMLTTFGGSGSLLACRLVDILDLAGVVVPPNPGNVSAFGLLTVDVKNDYVQTHVAKESALDHAAVQTVLDTLTDRAREALAKEGFTEDQHQFHRTIDVRYVGQAYEVRVAAPEGGPGRQIDDAYVAHVADTFHAEHRQLYGYDFRGDPTQQVEWVNLRVTGIGPITRPEIPTLDKADGTVEDRAVRGRRPVCFDPEQGYVDTPVIWRTDLGAGDTFTGPAIVEEFGSTIPVHPGFEVVVDDWANLVIRKESGR
- a CDS encoding sensor histidine kinase, with amino-acid sequence MRHPLRLPGHLPLFWTIFSINAAVFVAATLVLVLSPASVSADPVRSEIVVVGLGLAVMLLANGLLIRQALAPLTRLIGRLEGIGQLEPTDLPEEGSGPVRGIAESVNGLLRRLAEERRSGDARALSAQEAERHRIAQELHDEVGQSLTVVLLGLKQLEARAPTDLVADLAAVRESARAGLDDVRSVARRLRPGVLEDLGLTSALAALATEFSDHSKAAVRRSFAPGLPALSPEVEVVVYRVAQEALTNAARHADARAVELSLRRMADWVVLEVTDDGRGFDGLVEGSGLMGMRERAALVHAELSVVSKPRHGTTVRLAVPSEAGA
- a CDS encoding hydantoinase B/oxoprolinase family protein, with the translated sequence MSTSTSTDVSTRPVDPAYVTAKPVNPAGLPTAYAHGGRLTPEGSSVDPILVEIVQGTLASVEMEVETAIGRTSRSPMIRDAHDFRAGIHDRQLRKLTGRSYSALVHPIVRDFPLEEMREGDVFFHNDVYESEGGIGHLPDLCVTVPVFHEGEVVAFVQAFGHHDDIGGACPGSMPSGATSVYEEGLAVPPIKLWDAGVPNRAALRIMTRNSRMPDSLAADLDAECSACLMGARRLSELFERYGREAIETSFDAILDATTETYRREILSKIPDGTYVWEDYAEHDGVDEPQLHTQRITLTKVSDAPADPENGRPAGPRLIIDFTGTSAQAKGPINHCGDYVGGNFLKKWLAPILRNLADTPERMAELDVNEGIVPLIEMRFPEKGTLLTPIHPGPTNARTFVILRLLGVLAGVVAKAVDGRMPADQETIRYTGVYGKDLEGNDYLMREVLGGGSGGRYYADGEDTIHVVPDSRNLPTEFTESRFPFIVERLGLAVDSGGAGEFRGGLGYEKQIRMLKDAHFMSIADRSILACWGVRGGKAGAPFQVVIDPGGPDEREVDALADAEVIRAGQVVRIRTTGGGGWGDPLARDPELVVRDVVWGKVSADAALRDYGVVLTGSRDGGDVGFDASATEAERAGRASWSREDDAFFDRGPGYAELADGAAFAEVDRI
- a CDS encoding response regulator transcription factor, producing MIRILLADDHTLVRRGVRLILEQEPDLSVVAEAGDGVEAVERVRDTEVDLVVLDIAMPRMTGLQAAAEIAQRRDPPKILMLSMHDNEQYFFGALKAGASGYVLKSVADEDLVGACRAAMRGETFLYPGAESTLVRDYLDRLRRGERVPTSVLTAREDQVIKLIAEGRSSREIARELHIAPKTVEGHRANILGKLGMRDRVELTRYAIRAGLIEP
- a CDS encoding NAD(P)H-binding protein, with the protein product MSASVQRVAVLGGHGKTGRAVCDALAGRGVDVVALGRSDWPDLAAAVAGCGAAYVIAPNLHPDELAYVRTALAALARAGVGRLVYHSVASPYAPAMPHHLGKAASEDVVRRSGLDWTILQPGAYLQNLDLTGQLELPYSPDVPFGFLDLADLGRAAATVLTEEGHVGATYELATRVATVRELADEAGVAVTRVPDPGTDPWLSAMFAYYDAHGLPAGTRVLEALLGRG
- a CDS encoding class I SAM-dependent methyltransferase encodes the protein MTSRALTFGSVAADYERYRPGYPDDVVERVLAYAGRPVTTALEIGAGTGKATRVFAGHGVRVTATDPDAAMLAELVQHVPDSVRTVRAAFEDLPLTTTYDLVYAAAALHWTRPEGRWERVAALLEPGGVVASFGAPRDLADPAVEEALRLAQAPWVEDVEVPAPDGAADEGDLQWPSTEMAASTLFTDVTEVVIEVRTTVPARDYVGLMSTVSAFLVLPPAERQQALDHVLAALPQQVEVVGDVRLHLARRA